A genome region from Natronosalvus rutilus includes the following:
- a CDS encoding HalOD1 output domain-containing protein produces MSHRSPTDRLVRAGGTADRPIYYDDRRGTYHTWYDGGTYEPVTTAVLMGVSTALEADLETLEPLATAIDPEALDDLFTRSVRSRSRARARTNALVVSFEYAECGIRIHESGEIVIDPR; encoded by the coding sequence ATGTCCCATCGCTCACCGACAGATCGGCTGGTTCGAGCCGGGGGCACGGCCGACCGACCGATCTACTACGACGACCGTCGGGGGACGTACCACACCTGGTACGATGGGGGGACGTACGAACCGGTTACGACCGCCGTCCTGATGGGCGTCTCGACAGCCCTCGAGGCCGACCTCGAGACGCTCGAGCCGCTGGCGACGGCGATCGATCCCGAAGCGCTCGACGACCTCTTCACCCGCAGCGTGCGGTCCCGGTCTCGAGCTCGAGCCAGAACGAACGCGCTCGTGGTATCGTTCGAGTACGCCGAGTGCGGGATCCGGATTCACGAAAGCGGTGAGATCGTCATCGATCCGCGCTAG